Genomic DNA from Streptomyces sp. AM 2-1-1:
CCCGCGGAGCGGGTACCTCGGCGCTGGCGCGCCGAGGAGCGGGAATTCGCTGCGCGAATTCTAAAAGGCGCTGCGCGCCTTTTGATAAACCGCTGCGCGGTTTATGAAGAATTCCCGCATGCGGGAATTCGGATTACCGCTGCGCGGTAATCGAGGGCGCCTCTCCGCTGCGCTGTGAGGCGGGGCGTCCGCTGCGCTCCCGCCCGACCGGCTTCGCCGGGCTGGCTACGGCACGGGGTGGCGGTGCATCAACTGTGCCTGCGGGTAGGATCCCGAATCGGTGAGTATTACCTACCGGGGCCGGCTCCGGGGTCCGGTACCACGAGGAGGTCGGGGCCGAGGGCTGGAAAGTCTCGTCCTGACGGGAAGTCAGGCCAGGGCCACGCTCGCACTCGGGAAGGGGTGTGATGCGCACTGCTCCCGCAATGTAGCACACTGATTGGCCACGGTGGGGCCGGAACAGGCCAATCGTCAGTCTATGTGATGCATCGTGCTGCATCAGATTCGTGCATCTCGTGATGCACGGGTAGCATCACGAGGGAACGGCTACCCCATTCCCCCGGATTTGGAGCGTCTCGTCATGACTGGTGGAATTCCGCTCTATCCGCATCAGGCGGAAGCGGTGGACGCTATCGTTGCCGGGCTGGGAATTCGGCCCGGGCAGCAGATTCCGAAGAATGGGCTGCGCGGTCAGGTGCACGCGGCGTGCGGCACGGGAAAGACGTTCATTGCCGCCGGCGCGGCGCAGCGTATTTCTCCGCATGGGCGGGTTCTGGTTCTTCTTCCGACGCTGGAGTTGCTTGCGCAGACGGTGCGGGAGTGGCGGTCTTTCGGGCGTTCGGGCTCGATGGTGGCGGTGTGCTCGATGGATGACGATCCGCGTCTGTACGACTTGCGGGTGCCGTCGACGACGAATCCCCAGCAGTTGGCGTTGTACTACGGCAGCGGGCCGGTGACGGTGTTCGCGACGTACGCGTCCCTGCCAGTTCTGGTGGAGGCTCACGAGGGCGCGTACGGGTTGCCGATGGACGTGTGGGACCTGGTCTGTGTGGACGAGGCGCACCGGACCAGTGGGTCGCTGGGTAAGGCGTGGGCGGTCGTCCACGACCAGGAGCAGCTTCCGGCGATGCGCCGGCTGTATCTGACGGCGACGCCGCGGATCTGGATGGAGCGGCCGCGTCCGCGCTGGCGGTCGGAGTTTCCGAAGGAGAGCGGGGCGGCGGGTCGCCGGGCGCCGGTGGACCGGTTGCCGAAGGAGATGGCCTGCTCGATGTCGGACGAGCGGATCTTTGGGCCGGTTCTGTGGGTCCTGGATCTGTCGGACGCGATCGGGCGGGGGCTTTTGGCGCGGTATCAGATTGTGGTGGTGGAGCTGCGGGATGAGCGGCTGACGCTGGAGAAGCTGTACGGCGAGGAGCGGTTCGAGGAGCACGTACGGGGCGAGCGGCTCGCCGTGCTCCAGGCGGCGCTGCTGGAGACGATGGCAGAGCACGGGCTTCAGCGGTGCATCACCTTCCACCACCGGACGGTCGAGGCGAACGCGTTCTCCGCCGGGCTGGGGCGGGTGGCGGCCCGGCTGCATGTGGCTGACCCGGACCGGCATCCGGCGGAGGTGTGGTCGGGGTGGCTGTCGGGCGAGCACGAGCCGGAGACGCGGGTCCGGGATCTCCACCGGTTCGGGGGACGGGCGGGACGGGCGGTGATGTCGAATTGCCGGGTTCTCGGCGAGGGTGTCGACTGCCCGAGTGTGGACTCCGTCGCTCTTATCGACCCGAAGGGGTCGGCGGTCGATATCGTCCAGGCTATTGGCCGGGCGCTTCGACAAAAGCCCGGTCAGGATAAAATGGCGACGCTGATCGTGCCGGTATTTCTCGGTCCGGATGAAACTCCGGAAGACATGCCGTATTCGGCGTCGTATCGGCCTTTGTTGAAGGTTCTTTCCGGGTTGCGTGCGCATGATGAGCGTGCGGTGGAAATGCTTGCTGCTCCGCAGGAGGACCTGCATCGGACGAAGCCGGTGTCGTCGTGGCTCGGTGAGGCACCGGAGGGTGACGACGCGGAGGAGCAGCGGTTGCTGCTGCGGTTCGGGGTGCACCGGGATCCGGCGTTGGTGGCCAGGATGGTGGAGTACAACCTGATCGAGCCGGAGCACGCGAACTGGCGGGCGGGGCACCGGGCGGCGGTCGCGTACCGGGAGCGGGAGGGGGACCTCGCGGTTCCGTACGGTCATGTCGAGGGCGGGAGCGGAGAGTTCGGCTCCGGTGAGGGTGGGAACGGCGAGTTCGGCATCGGGGAGGGCGGGGGCGGGGGCGGGTTTCCGCTGGGGCGGTGGCTGTCCGATCAGCGGAGGGCGATGCGGGCCGGGACGATGCTGCCCGGGCGGGCGGAGGATCTGGAGGCGCTCGGCGTCGTGTGGGACCCGGTGGACGCGGCGTGGGAGGAGAACCTCGGCGCGGCGAAGGCCTACTTCGCGGCGTACGGGACACTGGCCGCACCGGTCACCGCGATGATCATGGACCGGCCCATCGGGCAGTGGCTGGCCAACGCGCGGAAGAAGAACGGGCTCGGGAAGGACCCGGGGCGGGCGTCGCGGCGTGCGGCGGTGCTGGCGGCGATCGACCCGGACTGGGCGCCGGACTGGCCCGTCGACTGGCAGCGGCACTACGCCGCCCTGAAGGGCATCGTGGCGTCGGGGAGCATGGTCGGGGACGTGGAGCCCGGGGCGATGGTGAACGGGCTGGACGTGGGCCGGTGGCTCGGCGTTCAGCGGAACGGGTGGGAGGCCTTGCCCGGAGGGCAGCGCGAGCGCCTGGTCGAGCTCGGCGTCCGGCCGCCGGAGCCGGCCGCCGCGGTTCCGGCGCGGCCGCGGCGGGCGTTGGGTGGTGCGCGGGCCGGGGCGTTCGAGCGGGGCCTGGCCGCGCTGGCCCAGTACGCCGAGCGGGAGTCCACGGTGGTGGTGGCGAGGTCTTGGTCCGAGGAGTTGCCGGACGGGACGTCGGTGCGGCTGGGGGTGTGGCTGTCGAACGTGAAGAGCCGACGGGCGACGCTCACGGTTGAGCAGCTTCAGCGGCTGGCCATTCTGGGGCTGGAGTGGGCGAAGGCCGCATGAATGGGCGAGGTCGCTGAGGGGCGGGTCCGTGCGGCGGTCACCGTCCATGCTTGTCGGCGGGCGTGGGCGGAGTCAAGGCGGTGTTCACCGCGGTGCTGGGCGACTCGGCGGTACAGCGGATCGGAGCCTTGGTCGAGGAAGAGGAGGAGGAGTGCCGGGGTGGAGCTGACGAGTTTCAAGCACCAGCCTTCGGCAAGGTCTCTGCATCGGGCCGCACCGCAACAGGAATCCATTACCGCCTGCAGTCCGCCCATAGAAAGCAACACAGCAGCGCCCGTCCCCCCACCACAGCCCTGACCAGCGACAGGACAACCCACGCTGTAACGACCGGCAACCAGCTGATCTACACCATCACTATCAGCACCAAATCGACATTTCTGTCCCCATTCGAATCCCTAACCGCAGCAAGCTGAACAGCAGAAACCCGATCAATACCGCACTGACATCACGATGCGAACTTCCATCGACAAAAACCCGCAGATCATCACACGTGCTTGTGAGGCAGGGCGCCTGCGGTTTCCGAGCTGGGAAGCCCCTGAGAGGAGCTCAGGGGTGGATGTCGGACATGCTCGATGTCGGTGTACTCGACGAGGAGACCGGCGGCCCGGGGGCCGCAGTCCTTGAATTACCGCTTCTAGAGGATCTCGGCGATGACGGCCTGGAGCTGCGCGTCGGAAGCGCCGGCGACCTGGGCGGTGAAGAGGTGAGCCGCGTACTAGATGCCTGTTTCTGAACACAAGGTCGTCTGCCGTGCAACCGAACTTTTCACGGGCAGAAAAAATACGCCAAATTATGGCTTGAATCGTTCGGGGTGACCATATCTACAGCCCCGCTAATTCTGTTGCGGCATTCCCGAAAAATCTTCATATTTCCACCCTAGAGAACCATAAAGAAACCCGTGTCAGTTACACTTATATCGGACTTAGCGGGCACCCCATCAAACCCTGACCGCGTGCAGGGTTGCCTCCAAATGCCTTTACAGAAGCGTCCCAACTATGAAAGATGATCACACCGTCCACACTAAGTTGTCAGTCGATAAAAAATCGCACTGCAATCTCGAAGGAGTTTTTTATGAAGAAGCCCGGAAAATTCGCCCTCGCTGCCGTATCGCTGGCCACCGCTGCTGGCGCCCTTGCGGTCGCCGCCCCGGCCCACGCCACCGCGGCCCCGCAGGTACACGTCTACTCCGTGGCGAATGGCGACACGCCCCCCGATGTGCTCACCCTCCCGAACGGCGACAAGCCGACCGAGTGGGGAGCGGTTTCGTTCCAGGAGGGCTCCGGCCCGCTGACGAGGGCTTCCGTCGGTGGCGGCACTTGGAACTACGGAACTTCGGCCGCCGCGACGGGGAAGCACTGCTACTCCAACTACATTCACCCCAGCGTGAAGCACTCGGCCAGCGTCGCCATGGCGCAGCTCACCGACAAGGACATCCAGAACGCGGATGTCTGGGCCAAGGCTGTCGTCACGGCCGGCGTCGCCTACACCTGCAACGCGTACTGGGGCAAGTACTAAAGAATCGGCCTAGCCTTCTTGGCTGAAGTCTGGCCTCCAGTGACCGAAGACCTAACTTTCACCCAATTATGAGCAATAGTTAGGTTTTCGGTCACTGGGGAACCCCACGACATCCCGGGTGGTGCAGTAGGGTGAAGCCTGAACATCCCTCCCCCGCAAAGAGGTTGTACGCGTGCGCTCATCACTTTCGACTGTCACACTCCCGCTTGCGGTTGGGTTGTTCGTTGGGGTGGCTGGGCCACTCTTGGAATCGATGGACGGACAGCTGAGTCATGCTGTGAGCGTCACTTTAGTCGCTGGCTGGATGTACAGCCTATTGGCGTTCTTTGCGGGACTGATGGCTAAATCCATGAAGCAATCTGGCGTTATGGGTTTCGCGTCACTATTCGTCACCGTACTTGCCTACTACGTAACAAAGGCGATTCAAGGCGATTTCGTGGCGCCAGATTTTAGTGATCCAACTGGAAAGGCCACTCATTTTGCGTGGCAGGATTTCCTTTCTATGCTCGTATTGTGGTGGGCCTTCGCTCTTCTTTTTGGCTCTCTTTGCGGATTCGCTGGCTATTACTCGCGTAAGGCTTACCACCTGGGCCTCCGCCTGGCCTGTCAACTCGTAGTCCCAGTGGTAATTGTTTGTGAGACCACTATGCGGTTGTCTGTAGAAGCCAGCAGGCAGGACGCTTTGGTCGGTAATACTTGGGACATCACCCGCATGCTGGCCGTAGCTGCAATTGTGGCCCTAGCGGGTGGAACAGCCTTCAGTGCCCGTCGCCGACGTGCTTGCTGACGCCTCTAACACCCCTACCTGATCGACCATCACTGCCACCAGCCCACTGAAATGAAGCCGACACATCGCACTGGGTGACCCGGAGGTGCGGCGGATCGGGGCCTTTATCTTCCTGGCGTGCACGACTGTGGCGCCTCCCACACGGGAGGCGCCACAGTCGTTCTGCCCCGTCACCGGAGGCATCACGTCATGCTGCCCGCAGTACTTCCTAGATGCGCAGCGGGTAACCGGGGCGAGCGTCTCCTTCTTGGCCTTGCGGGCCATGTCCCCCTGGGCCCTGACCCACTGGCTGACATCCCTCCGCTGCAGTACCTGCGGCAGCTGGCCGGAGGGCCGGACCGATGTGTGCTCGGCGCGCTCCGCAGCGGGCCGGGAGAGAGGCCGCCGCAGCGGCGTACGCGTTCCCCGACGCCGTGTCACCGCCTCCACCGCCCACCTCCCAGTAGCCAGCCCCAGGGGAACAAGGGGAAGTCCGCGGCGGGGGCGCCACCGGCAGGTCGCGCCTCTGGTCGCGCTTCTCGTCGTACTCTGATCGCTCCCCTGGTCGCACCGGCCGGGCAGCCGCGGACCTGGTAA
This window encodes:
- a CDS encoding DEAD/DEAH box helicase translates to MTGGIPLYPHQAEAVDAIVAGLGIRPGQQIPKNGLRGQVHAACGTGKTFIAAGAAQRISPHGRVLVLLPTLELLAQTVREWRSFGRSGSMVAVCSMDDDPRLYDLRVPSTTNPQQLALYYGSGPVTVFATYASLPVLVEAHEGAYGLPMDVWDLVCVDEAHRTSGSLGKAWAVVHDQEQLPAMRRLYLTATPRIWMERPRPRWRSEFPKESGAAGRRAPVDRLPKEMACSMSDERIFGPVLWVLDLSDAIGRGLLARYQIVVVELRDERLTLEKLYGEERFEEHVRGERLAVLQAALLETMAEHGLQRCITFHHRTVEANAFSAGLGRVAARLHVADPDRHPAEVWSGWLSGEHEPETRVRDLHRFGGRAGRAVMSNCRVLGEGVDCPSVDSVALIDPKGSAVDIVQAIGRALRQKPGQDKMATLIVPVFLGPDETPEDMPYSASYRPLLKVLSGLRAHDERAVEMLAAPQEDLHRTKPVSSWLGEAPEGDDAEEQRLLLRFGVHRDPALVARMVEYNLIEPEHANWRAGHRAAVAYREREGDLAVPYGHVEGGSGEFGSGEGGNGEFGIGEGGGGGGFPLGRWLSDQRRAMRAGTMLPGRAEDLEALGVVWDPVDAAWEENLGAAKAYFAAYGTLAAPVTAMIMDRPIGQWLANARKKNGLGKDPGRASRRAAVLAAIDPDWAPDWPVDWQRHYAALKGIVASGSMVGDVEPGAMVNGLDVGRWLGVQRNGWEALPGGQRERLVELGVRPPEPAAAVPARPRRALGGARAGAFERGLAALAQYAERESTVVVARSWSEELPDGTSVRLGVWLSNVKSRRATLTVEQLQRLAILGLEWAKAA
- a CDS encoding lactococcin 972 family bacteriocin, producing MKKPGKFALAAVSLATAAGALAVAAPAHATAAPQVHVYSVANGDTPPDVLTLPNGDKPTEWGAVSFQEGSGPLTRASVGGGTWNYGTSAAATGKHCYSNYIHPSVKHSASVAMAQLTDKDIQNADVWAKAVVTAGVAYTCNAYWGKY
- a CDS encoding DUF6518 family protein: MRSSLSTVTLPLAVGLFVGVAGPLLESMDGQLSHAVSVTLVAGWMYSLLAFFAGLMAKSMKQSGVMGFASLFVTVLAYYVTKAIQGDFVAPDFSDPTGKATHFAWQDFLSMLVLWWAFALLFGSLCGFAGYYSRKAYHLGLRLACQLVVPVVIVCETTMRLSVEASRQDALVGNTWDITRMLAVAAIVALAGGTAFSARRRRAC